In the Sus scrofa isolate TJ Tabasco breed Duroc chromosome 7, Sscrofa11.1, whole genome shotgun sequence genome, one interval contains:
- the TRERF1 gene encoding transcriptional-regulating factor 1 isoform X2 → MGDQQLYKTNHVAHGGENLFYQQPPLGVHGGLNHSYGNTVPGAAMDAPQASPISPHFPQDPRDGLGLPVGSKNLGQVDTSRQGGWGGPAGPGNHVQLRSNLTNSNMMWGAPAQAEPADGFQYTYSQASEIRTQKLTSGVLHKLDSFTQVFANQNLRIQVNNMAQVLHTQSSVMDGAPDSALRQLLSQKPMEPPAPAVPSRYQQVPQQPHPGFTGGLSKPALQVGQHPSQGHLYYDYQQPLAQMPVQGGQSLQAPQMLSPHMQQIQQHQYYPQQQPQPQQQQTGQQRMSMQEMQPPLQPLRPSQPQQQQQQQQQQLQQRQASMQIPQYFQSQPVMQHLQEPQQPQMHLQPPSYHRDPHQYTPEQAHAVQLIQLGSMPQYYYQEPQQPYGHPLYQQSHLPQHQQHEDSQPKTYPSDRQAQAMLSSHGDLGPPDTGMGDPASSDLNRVSSALPHRPLLSPSGIHLNNMGPQHQQLSPSAMWPQMHVPDGRAQPGSPESSGQPKGVFGEQFDAKNKLTCSICLKEFKSLPALNGHMRSHGGMRASPSLKQEEGEKAPPPPPQPQPPLPPPPPPPPQLPAEAEGLTPMVMPVSVPVKLLPPKPSSQGFANSVAAAPSARDKPASSVSDDEMPVLVRMTLSPPHSPQGAAPRPPAEIPKKHQAGAAKAEDPVKAVPEKKKFRHRPEPLFIPPPPSYHPNPGASHSGATLYQSQLRSPRILGDHLLLDPALELPPYTPPPMLSPVRQGSGLFSNVLISGHGHGPGAHPQLPLTPLTPTPRVLLCRSNSIDGSNVTVTPGPGEQTVDVEPRINIGLRFQAEIPELQDVSALAQDTHKATLVWKPWPELENHDLQQRVETLLNLCCSSALPGGGTNSEFALHSLFEAKGDVMAALEMLLLRKPLRLKCHPLANYHYAGSDKWTSLERKLFNKALATYSKDFIFVQKMVKSKTVAQCVEYYYTWKKIMRLGRKHRTRLSEIIEDCVTSEEEEEVEEEEEDPEEDRKSTREEESELPKSPEPPPGPVLAHAEGPPLPAVGQPSGSFICEMPNCGAVFSSRQALNGHARIHGGTNQVTKARGAVPSGKQKPGSAQSGYCSVKSSPSHSTTSGETDPTTIFPCKECGKVFFKIKSRNAHMKTHRQQEEQQRQKAQKAAFAAEMAATIERTTGPVGPPGLLPLDQLSLIKPIKDVDILDDDVVQQLGGVMEEAEVVDTGLLLDDQDSVLLQGDTEL, encoded by the exons ATGGGGGATCAGCAACTGTACAAGACCAACCACGTGGCCCATGGTGGTGAGAACCTTTTCTACCAACAGCCACCTCTTGGCGTCCACGGCGGGCTGAACCACAGCTATGGGAATACGGTCCCTGGCGCTGCCATGGATGCTCCTCAGGCATCACCCATCTCCCCCCACTTCCCTCAAGATCCTCGGGACGGTCTAGGCTTGCCTGTTGGCTCCAAAAACCTTGGCCAAGTGGATACCTCAaggcagggagggtggggagggcccgCAGGGCCTGGAAACCACGTCCAGCTACGCAGCAACCTGACCAACTCAAACATGATGTGGGGGGCACCAGCCCAGGCGGAGCCCGCCGATGGCTTCCAGTACACCTACTCCCAGGCCAGCGAGATCCGGACCCAGAAGCTCACCAGCGGTGTCCTGCACAAGCTAGACTCTTTCACCCAGGTGTTTGCCAACCAAAACCTGCGGATTCAGGTCAACAATATGGCCCAGGTGCTGCACACCCAGTCGTCAGTGATGGACGGAGCCCCGGACAGTGCCCTCCGCCAGTTGCTGTCCCAGAAGCCCATGGAACCCCCAGCACCGGCCGTCCCCTCCCGCTACCAGCAGGTGCCCCAGCAGCCTCACCCTGGTTTCACAGGTGGGCTGTCCAAACCAGCTCTTCAGGTTGGGCAGCACCCAAGCCAAGGGCACCTGTATTATGACTACCAGCAGCCCCTGGCACAGATGCCAGTGCAAGGAGGACAGTCCCTGCAGGCCCCCCAGATGCTGTCCCCGCACATGCAGCAGATACAGCAGCACCAGTATTACccgcagcagcagccccagccgCAGCAGCAGCAAACTGGGCAGCAGCGTATGTCGATGCAAGAAATGCAGCCGCCCCTGCAGCCGCTTCGCCCGTCACAGccccagcagcaacagcagcagcaacagcagcagctgcagcagcggcAGGCTTCGATGCAGATACCTCAGTATTTTCAGTCCCAACCCGTGATGCAGCATTTGCAAGAGCCGCAGCAGCCACAGATGCACTTGCAGCCCCCTTCTTACCACAGGGACCCCCACCAGTACACCCCGGAGCAGGCGCACGCTGTCCAGCTGATTCAGCTGGGCTCCATGCCCCAGTACTACTACCAGGAGCCTCAGCAGCCCTACGGCCACCCTCTGTACCAGCAGAGCCACCTGCCCCAGCACCAGCAGCATGAGGACAGTCAGCCCAAGACTTATCCAAGTGACCGGCAGGCCCAGGCCATGCTGAGCTCCCACGGGGACCTGGGGCCTCCAGATACAGGAATGGGAGACCCGGCAAGCTCGGACCTGAACCGGGTCAGCAGTGCCCTCCCGCACCGGCCGCTCCTGTCCCCCAGTGGCATCCACCTCAACAACATGGGGCCTCAGCACCAGCAGTTGTCTCCCAGTGCCATGTGGCCCCAG ATGCACGTACCTGATGGCAGAGCCCAGCCGGGGTCCCCTGAGTCAAG TGGCCAGCCAAAAGGAGTGTTTGGGGAGCAGTTTGATGCCAAGAACAAGCTGACGTGCTCCATCTGCCTGAAGGAGTTCAAGAGCCTGCCTGCCCTGAACGGGCACATGCGGTCCCACGGGGGGATGAGGGCCTCGCCCAGCCTCAAACAG gaggaaggagagaaggccCCGCCGCCTCCGCCTCAGCCGCAGCCGCCACtgccgcctccgcctccgcctccgccgcAGCTCCCTGCCGAGGCGGAAGGCCTCACGCCTATGGTCATGCCCGTGTCTGTCCCTGTCAAGCTTCTGCCGCCCAAGCCCAGCTCTCAGGGCTTCGCCAACAGCGTCGCTGCCGCCCCCTCGGCCAGAGACAAGCCAGCCAGCTCGGTGTCGGACGACGAGATGCCCGTGCTCGTGAGGATGACCCTCTCCCCCCCGCACTCCCCCCAAGGGGCTGCCCCCCGCCCGCCTGCT GAAATTCCCAAGAAGCATCAGGCCGGTGCGGCCAAAGCCGAGGACCCGGTCAAAGCCGTGCCCGAGAAGAAGAAGTTCCGGCACCGGCCCGAGCCGCTCTTCATCCCGCCGCCGCCCTCCTACCACCCCAACCCCGGCGCCTCGCACTCGGGCGCCACCCTGTACCAGAGCCAGCTGCGCTCCCCGCGCATCCTGGGCGACCACCTGCTCCTGGACCCCGCCCTCGAGCTGCCCCCCTACACGCCCCCGCCCATGCTGAGCCCGGTGCGCCAGGGCTCGGGGCTCTTCAGCAACGTGCTCATCtccggccacggccacggccccGGCGCCCACCCGCAGCTGCCCCTCACGCCCCTGACGCCCACGCCGCGCGTGCTGCTCTGCCGCTCCA ACAGCATCGATGGCAGCAACGTGACAGTCACCCCGGGGCCTGGAGAGCAGACTGTTGATGTCGAACC GCGCATCAACATTGGCTTGAGATTCCAAGCGGAAATCCCAGAACTCCAGGATGTCTCTGCCCTGGCCCAGGACACACACAAGGCCACCCTGGTATGGAAGCCCTGGCCGGAGCTGGAAAACCATGACCTCCAGCAAAGAG TGGAGACTCTCCTGAATTTGTGCTGTTCAAGTGCATTGCCAGGTGGCGGGACCAATTCTGAATTTGCTTTGCACTCTCTCTTCGAGGCCAAAGGTGATGTCATG GCTGCTCTGGAAATGCTGCTGCTGCGGAAGCCGCTCAGGTTAAAATGTCATCCTTTAGCAAATTACCACTATGCCG GTTCGGACAAGTGGACCTCCCTAGAAAGAAAACTGTTTAACAAAGCACTAGCCACTTACAgcaaagactttatttttgtaCAGAAGATG GTGAAGTCCAAGACGGTGGCTCAGTGTGTGGAGTACTActacacatggaaaaaaatcatgcGGCTGGGCCGGAAACACCGGACACGCCTCTCTGAAATCATCGAGGACTGTGTG ACaagtgaagaagaggaagaggtggaggaggaggaggaggacccaGAAGAGGACAGGAAATCCACAAGAGAAGAGGAGAGCGAATTGCCCAAGTCCCCAGAGCCGCCGCCGGGCCCGGTGCTGGCTCACGCCGAGGGGCCGCCGCTGCCGGCCGTGGGCCAGCCCTCTGGctccttcatctgtgaaatgccCAACTGCGGGGCT GTGTTCAGCTCCCGACAGGCACTGAATGGCCACGCTCGCATCCACGGTGGCACCAACCAGGTGACCAAAGCTCGGGGTGCTGTCCCCTCTGGGAAGCAGAAGCCTGGCAGTGCCCAGAGCGGGTACTGCTCAGTGAAGAGCTCGCCCTCCCACAGCACCACCAGTGGCGAGACAGACCCCACCACCATCTTCCCCTGCAAGGAGTGTGGCAA AGTCTTCTTCAAGATCAAAAGCCGAAATGCGCACATGAAAACGCACAGGCAGCAGGAGGAACAGCAGAGGCAGAAGGCCCAGAAGGCGGCCTTTGCGGCCGAGATGGCAGCCACGATAGAGAGAACTACGGGGCCGGTGGGGCCGCCGGGGCTGCTGCCCCTGGACCAGCTGAGTCTGATCAAACCCATCAAGGACGTGGACATCCTCGATGACGACGTCGTCCAGCAGTTAGGGGGCGTCATGGAAGAGGCCGAGGTTGTGGACACCGGCCTCCTCTTGGACGATCAAGATTCAGTGTTGCTTCAGGGCGACACGGAACTCTAA